The segment tttttttagtttgaCCATTAACGggtatagtgttaaatgatgcacagattatatgggcatcatttacccactgtgccattcaattgtattattggcatttgttatctatttaattcgctatgtgctgtgttttattttgctatgtggtgtattttattttgctacgTGCTGTgtttttgctatgtgctgtgtttgattttgctgtttaatgttttttatgtggctatgttatgatttatatttggctatgtaatgttttatttggcctgattttttaatccttccccatttcttggtatattggtCAATCATGCCCATCAATCATGTCAATCAATGTCAAtcatgaatgggtgaagggtgggtatagtgggtccggggtgagtGGTTAAGCCTCCCATGTGGGTAGCAGGgcaggttgggttaaccccttgataactatagcggttattaaccactaaagtcattaaggggctaggggacatcagattgtatttattactgtatgtatgctttctggcaaaggaggacatggacatgcagtaagctgacgaggatgcccttcatattgcaggggtaagtagaacggttttatttactttatttatttatgcttgctaatgttgtgattagtaatgggcaaataatctattatccatatttggataatagttattttgcccatactgtactgtatgtgtttgggggtgggcgggggggaggtgtattaAATGTAGGCCATaaaaagtgttccccgcactccGAATGAATACGAAATaatcaatgatacttgaaatgctgatatgTATTAATGAACAAAAGTGAAGAACATGAATTGAcactgcctgtaaatgcatttttcatgcatcggatttataccgggggtctccggtgctggtattaatgtgtatcagctccggagacccccgacatcctatgcaggaaacatgcattttattttctaagtgccgtctcactGCTGATCGCGGCATCTCCCCACCttctttttgtggcgggacgatttggagagaaaTTCGCCATTCTAAAGTGCCGATCAGCTGCGAAAAGCCGagcagggctactagaatacagcaagtttgaaaagctggcgatgagcgTCGAAAAGTGACTTATCACCAAGTGGGCAGCGGGTttttttttccggcaaaaaaacccgcGATTTGTCTCTTATCTCCAGTTTatcgggcttactgaatcgcagaaggcttttttggcgataagcaggcaataagtggcttatcgctgcttactgcatgaggccctaaattgtgtaaggtagaagAATCAGAgccggatgtaatttctctccagaaggacttgaagagactggaaacgtgggcaggtaaatggcagatgaggttcaatacagataaatgtaaggttatgcatttgggatgcaagaataaacagatgacttacacattaaatggggataaattaggggaatcttgatggagaaggatttaggagtgcttgtagacaacaggcttagcaatagtgtccaaagtcatgcagtagctacaaaggcaaacaagatcttatctttcattaaacgggcaatggatggaagggaagtaaacataattatgcccctttataaaggaTTAGTAAGACCCCCACCTTGAATATTGAGTACAATTTTggtcaccactccttagaaaatacattttggaactagagagagtgcagagaagagccatcaaattaataaaggggatggacaatctaacttatgaggagaggctagctaaattagatttatttacattagcaaagaggtgtctaagaggggatatgataactatatacaaatatatttggggacaatacaaggagctttcaaatgaactatttatcccaaggacagtacaaaggactcggtgtcatcccttaaggttggaggaaaggaaatttcaccagcaacaaaggaaagggttctttacagtaagggcagttaaatgtTGAATTccttatccatggagactgtgatggcagatacaatagatttgttaaaaaaaagattggacagctttttagaaaggaaaggtatacagggttataccaaataagtaaacatgagaaggatgttgatccagggattaatctgattgccaattcttggagtcgggaagaaattgatttttccccttatgagatatcattggatgatgtgtcactgaggtttttttttgtttgcctgcctctggatcaatatactgtaagtaaagatacagctcaatccccttataacactgtgcttggggtccaagaatcacatcgcgctataagcggatcgcgtaagaaataatgcacaattgtatgcattgtacactAAAGTATTTAAGTTTCCAATAATGGtcttgtaaagtattcataaatacgaacatTGGGAACCACGCttacatcgtgttataagcggattcgcgttgttacatagttacatagtagatgaggttgaaaaaagacgtacgtccatcaagttcaacctatgctaaatttagacaacagatactttatcctatatctatacttacttattgatccagaggaaggcaaacaaaaaaccccattaaggggaaaaattaattccttcctgactccaagaattggcagtcggattaatccctggatcaacatccttcccatgtatacttatttggtatatccctgtatacctttcccatctaaaaagatgtccaacctatttttgaacaaatctattgtatctgccatgacagtctccatgggtaatgaattccacattttaactgcccttactgtaaagaaccctttcctttgttgctggtgaaatttcctttcctccaaccttaagggatggccccgagtcctttgtactgcccgtgggatgaatagttcttttgaaagcgccttgtattgtccttgaatatatttgtatatagttatcatatcccctcttaaacgcctcttttctaatgtaaataaatctaatttagctagcctctcctcataagttagaatgtccatcccctttattaatttgttggctcttctctgcactctctctagttccataatgtcttttctaaggattggtgcccaaaattgtactccatattcaaggtgtggtcttactaatgctttgtaaaggggcataattatgtttacttcccttccatccattgcccgtttgatgcaagataagatcttgtttgcctttgcagctactgcatgacattgggcactattgctaagcctgctgtctacaagcactcctaaatccttctccatcaaggattcccccaatatatctccatttaatttgtaagttgcctttttattcttgcatcccaaatccataaccttacatttatcggtattaaacctcatttgccatttacctgcccacgtttccagtctctccaagtccttctgaagagaaattacatcctgctctgattctattaccttacacaatttagtatcatcagcaaagatggagactttgctctcgatcccaacctcaaggtcattaataaacaagttaaaaagcaggggtcccagtaccgatccttgaggtactccactcacgactttagcccaacctgaaaaagttccatttatgacaaccctctgttgtctgtcctttaaccagttttcaatccaggtgcatatattattactgagtccaattttctttattttgtacaccaacctcttgtgtgaaaccgtatcaaaagcctttgcaaaatctaagtagaccacatcaactgcattaccctggtctaaattcctacttacctcctcaaagaaacaaataaggttagtttggcaagatctatccttcataaatccatgctgactattactaataattttgttttccattaggtattccttaatattatcccgtattaaaccttcaagtagtttccctactattgaagtcaggcttaccggtctgtaattccccgggtgtgatctagctccctttttaaatataggcaccacatctgctttatgccaatcttgtggtactgagcctgtggaaatggagtccttgaatattaaatataatggttttgctattactgagcttaactccttgagaactcttggatgtatgccatcggggccaggtgccttatttactttcattttttcaagtcacttatgaacttcttcctcagttaaccaattggtcattaatatggaggttgtggcttccttctgtggcgctactattgaacttgattcttccctggtaaacacagaggcaaagaatttgtttaatacctcagttttttccttatctccaataatctgcctacccatctcacactgaaagggtcctatattttcttttctcatttttttgttattaaggtacttaaagaactttttagggttgaccttactttctattgcaatccttttttcattatccatttttgctaatttgattgcccttttgcaatttttgttacattccttataattctgatacgatgtctctgtcccttctgacttaaagattcTAAACGccctcctcttcttgtccatttcctccactacctgtttatttagccacattggttttgacttatttcttttatacttattacccaagggtatacactgatacgtgtgcttttctaacaatgttttaaagattgcccatttatcttctatatttttccctgcaaaaacatcatcccattgtattactactagattagacctcagtttattaaaatctgcctttctaaagtttaaagtctttgttgaacccaagtaatctgttttttgataatttatttcaaatgagaccatgttatgatcactgttacccaaatgttccaggacttgaatatttgttattacttctacattgtttgatatgaccaaatccagaactgcccctctcctggttggttcctcaataatttgggtcatataattgtctttaagcacccccaaaatcttgttcccttttgttgtaacgctaatctcattgccccagtctatgtcaggataattaaaatcccccattatgcaaacatgacccagttttgatgccttctccatttgcaaaagtattttagcttcctcaatctcacagatatttggtggtttatagcatattcccacaaacattttctttatacttttacctccactgctaatttctatccacaaggtctctacattttcatcattcccttcatagacatcatcccttataataggttttagatctggtttaacatatagacctactccacctccccttctatttgtttgatccttccgaaaaagagaataaccctctaaattaacggtccagtcatgagtttcatcccaccatgtttcagtaatgcctatgatatcatactgctcccttgtagctattaattcaagctcccccattttatctgcgttgtaatggatcgcattataacagggttgagctgtgtaggttaaagtatctgttgtctaaatttagcataggttgaacttgatggacgcatgtcttttttcaaccacatcAACTACgtaactactatgtaacatattaattataaaaaataaaaaataactccTTGCACTGTGAAAAAAATACtgaaatgtaaataaaatcaTTTCCAACATAAACTGTGTGACTATATTGTGGGGACACGTTTGCACAtctattctttatttgttttatgtGGCATTTAGGGACAGAATTGTTAAATAGTGGTAGTAAAACGGTTCAACAGTGTACTATAGTTTAGTAATGTTTAATAAACATGAACCAGAGTTAGATAGACAATAGCAATTTTGAAGTAATCCAGCATACATTAGCAAAACCATAGAGCAGTGGTTTctaactttttttggttaaggaatcccAAATttaattctgaggaacccccaaccctctctaatagcgcgcctgagatcagatgcattgtaaggaaccacaaccctctctaatagcgcgcctgagatcagatgcattgtaaggaaccacaaccctctctaatagcgcgcctgagatcagatgcattgtaaggaaccacaaccctctctaatagcgtgtctgagatcagatgcattgtaaattcttctgtatttgatacaattttcaaatgaccagaaaattgcagggaaccctttagggatgtccaGGGAACCCTGGCTGAAAACTACTGCCTTAGAGTTTATTAGTTAGGATTTATACCAAGCCATTGATGCAGTTATTGGGACAGGCATACAGAAAATGTGAGAATAGAacaatggtgctcaaagtgctgtgtgtgtgcttctgaagggagggagacactgggtattaaggtatTGTGTATTAGTATACTCAGTCCATAATAATGGGGGTGGGGCATCAGGAAGCCCTGAAGGTTGGGGAAGTTGTCCTaggacaccctccttcacctcattgggatagccccttGAGAGTACTCACAGTCTGTtcacctccagagtctcccttccaatgcgtgctgCTATGTAAACGAATTCCAGAGatgtaggtgtgtagcgcacagcatccaacagagaacaggtctggcaaaaactttctttattggcaaggcataaaaagaggggcgcaacccttcaacgcgtttcgtgacaaagtgctttgcacgaaacgtgttgaagggttgcgcccctctttttatgccttgccaataaagaaagtttttgccagacctgttctctgttggatgctgtgcgctacacacctacatATACAGAAAATGTGGTCTCAAGTGATCAAGTAAAGTTTCAAATATGAACAAGtggctctcctcctcctgctgctgatGGAGAGCATTGCTCCCAACCACTACTTATAAATCGAGATTATGCTTCACAGTCGATTGACCCTCGTTCATCCAATGTATATTGAACACAGTTACTCGTCATGTAACAGTTCTTTCCACAAACACAGATAGATTGGTAAACCACTTCACTACACActtttaaaataaagctgtgcGTTCATTTTCATAGAGTTGGGACCATCCCGAGACCTCCATTTTTTGCacatttcatgactgcaactctACGGGGTCATGAAGCGTGTAAGATTATTGAAGGGACATCAGTGACGAAACAAAGTTCAGGACTATTAAATGTACAACAAGTAGTTATTTTGTTCTTGCTGCTGAAGAAAACAATGCCCTACATAAGGGGTGGCATagaccagtcctcaagggccaccaagaggtcaggttttcaggatatcccaggttcagcacaggtggctcaatcagtctcatgACTTGTGactcaaagattgagccacctgtgctgaagcagggatatccagaaaatctgacctgttggtggccctggaggactgaacTTGGCCACTACTGCCCTACTATACATCATACTACTGACATTTTGAGATTATACCCTGCAAACGTTTGCCCCTCAGTCATCCCATCCCGTAGCTGAAGACATACCGGCTATCTGTTAGTTTGTGTCATCGGTACACAGCTCCCTACAAAGTTTTTTTCTTCAAGAGTAGTTATGATGAAATACAAGCCATGAGCTCACCAAAAATACTGTTACCCTTTTGGGCTGTAAGTTATTCCTCCATACTGGGACCATCTTCAGCCGTGATACAATTATTCTAACAATGGGAAGCTTAGTGGTTTAAGTAAAAGGTATTCCTCACATTATAGAGTTCGCCACTACTGTAGCGCTCATAATTATAGATCTCAATGGCCTTCAGCCCTGCAGCACCTTACATTGTGCATAGTAGTATAGTGTATACAAATAATGGAAATCAGAGTACTCTATAATTCTGATAATATTCCTCAAAGAAAAAACACAACATAAAtgaaatatattattttatttggaCTCTATTCCTGTTTGGATGTTACAGTGCACACTATCATTAAATTGGTTTCATTTGAGCTGATATGTTTAGATTCATTGTGTTGAGATTTgattgtatgtatgcatgtctttattaatatagcgccattaatgtacatagcgcttcacagtagtaatacacgggaccatcatagaaataacaaataacagatcgttggaataagtgcttcagacataaaagtaacatttcggaagaggaatccctgctccgaagagcttacaatctaattggtaagaaggaagaacgtacagagacagtaggagggcattctggtaagtgcgggggggaaagctttatatatcatgtttatagtattagccacggtgatactcatatgcttctttaagcaagtgtgtcttaaggggggtcgtaaaggtggatagagagggtgctagtcgggtattgaggggaagggcattccagaggtgtggggcagtcagtgagaaaggttttaggtgggtgagggatttatatacaaagggggtagagataaaacatccttgagcatccttgattgtgtgtgctgcatatctaaAATCCATTCTTCTTATACCACTGGGCTCTGGCAAGAACATCATTGGAGTAGTCATGTCCTGTAGTAGAATTGTCCACATTTTCATAGCTCTGAATTCTACTTGGACCGCAGTTGTAAGCTGCAATTCCACCTGAGGTAATAAGGAATTAGTATTGTTAAAGTATTGGTAAAGGGTCATTTAGTAATAGAATTCAACActgcttgggatagacacaagAGTATGCTACTTATGAAAAAGACCACAGATCTATTTGTCTTGAGTTTCACTGCAGGTAGGAAAATTAGCAGACTGGGTGGGCAAAATGTTTCTCACTAGTTCCCAAGGAACAGTGTTTATTTTTGTGACAGAAATCTCCTCCAAATGGTACAAGTCCTCGTGGTTGTTCACAAGACCGCAATGGGAATCGTACAATCCTTTCTTCTTCATCTCAAACGCCTGtggaacacacagtgacatcaagtCTAACTTTAGaaaaaaaactaattaaaaatacttgtagctgtcagatttgggtaaaaaaaaaaggcttaaaTTACCCAGATTAGACCTCTTACAGATGTCATTGGAAATGGTTCACTTTGGTCGTGGGAGGGTTTGTCCTGTAAGGAAGGGGGTTGCGTGCGGTATTTCTCTTCCTATCTGAACTCAAACATTAGTGGATATTCTTTATAATACAGAAGTACGAACCTTTCAGTCGCTGCTCTGCTGTCCAACTGGGGAATTGCTTTTGTATAGACCCAATCATGTCAATCAGGATCCCAGCTCCCTGTTTGATATGCTCTTCGCTATCCCATTTGCCTTGAATGGTGTGCCAACGTTTATCTACCTATAGGGGGACACATTTAGAGTTTAGAGGAAGTTGTATAATACTATTACAGTGTTAATAATGATGCGTCTCTCTAATGCTGGGTGAAGCCTACTCAATGATCTCCCAGCTACTGCCGTTACAGTCTTCTCCATTTTGCTCCAACAcaatttctgatttcatcctcccaacCCCCATACCCAGAGAGACATAGGCCCCAAAGTATTTAGTCCAAGTTCTCCTAGTAAAAGTTAGCAAAATAAGTAGACACTTTTATTGAGACTCTGTTACAATGAATATTTGAAAGAGTACATGCAATGCAAATAGTTTCATATACACTGGTGTTATGAGAAGTGATTACAACACTTCTAAAGTCTTTCTTCCTTGCTCCAAAAGGtacaattattttttatacagCTCTTTGAAGAACCAAGTACATCTTTGGAAAAGAAAGTCTTGTTTGGGCATCTCACCCAGAGGCAGAGAAAAGGTTAACCATGAAAAAAAAGTTGATGTGGAGCAACTGTGCCTCAAATCTATTATTTTCATGTCAAATTAAAGCCCCAGCCCCCCTCTAAAATGCGTTGGGAGCCGGGTTTACATTATGATGCGGCATTGACCACTGTGGAAGTATAATATTTTCATGTTATTAACATATGCATAACTATCAGTTTTCCCACGACACCACTCACCATACAATTCCTAAAGATGAAGGCGTTAATATTTCTCCCTTTTTTTGTACATCTATATTTCCCAGTGTGGCAATTTTTAGCCATCTCTTCAGAACCCAAATATTCAGGGCGTGGTATCTCAGGAAAGGAAAATGGCAACACACATACAATTAACAGTATGGGAACAAATCGGGGCCAGCATATTGAAAGGATAGAGCAAGAGTCGAGTAGCACACTGTGTAAAAACCAAAATGCACACAGAGCGCACCACGGATTTTATAAATAATCCGTTTGTGCGctctgtgtgtatttttgtttttgttgttttggGAGCTCCCTTCTAGGAATTCCCAATTAATAGGAGCGATTTGAGGAGTGGCTCCTCACGTGTAGCTGCAAACGGATTATATCATCTGCATTGATTGACAGCACGAGCGCAGAAACCTTATCTGTCTTGAGCACACTATGTAGCATACAGAAATCCCTATTACCTGCATTAGACCAAACGCGTTGTCATTATCCCCCCAGCCATTCTTGAGGGTGTTACCAGCTCGACATTCTCTGGATATAATCGCTGCTATCACAGCTGGATCGATAGCTTTCTCCCTTGCCACTTTCATTATGACACTTTTATACTTCTGCATTCTGGACAGGTCCGTACGGGCCATTGTAG is part of the Ascaphus truei isolate aAscTru1 chromosome 9, aAscTru1.hap1, whole genome shotgun sequence genome and harbors:
- the LOC142502467 gene encoding lysozyme g-like isoform X3; amino-acid sequence: MYDIQPPHQADIAGMNITIRNPRKNIKTSNYGDIRRVDCTGASEKTAQQDKLKEKGIEASSTMARTDLSRMQKYKSVIMKVAREKAIDPAVIAAIISRECRAGNTLKNGWGDNDNAFGLMQVDKRWHTIQGKWDSEEHIKQGAGILIDMIGSIQKQFPSWTAEQRLKGGIAAYNCGPSRIQSYENVDNSTTGHDYSNDVLARAQWYKKNGF
- the LOC142502467 gene encoding lysozyme g-like isoform X4, producing MQEYLVQSAPTSNYGDIRRVDCTGASEKTAQQDKLKEKGIEASSTMARTDLSRMQKYKSVIMKVAREKAIDPAVIAAIISRECRAGNTLKNGWGDNDNAFGLMQVDKRWHTIQGKWDSEEHIKQGAGILIDMIGSIQKQFPSWTAEQRLKGGIAAYNCGPSRIQSYENVDNSTTGHDYSNDVLARAQWYKKNGF
- the LOC142502467 gene encoding lysozyme g-like isoform X6, whose protein sequence is MASNYGDIRRVDCTGASEKTAQQDKLKEKGIEASSTMARTDLSRMQKYKSVIMKVAREKAIDPAVIAAIISRECRAGNTLKNGWGDNDNAFGLMQVDKRWHTIQGKWDSEEHIKQGAGILIDMIGSIQKQFPSWTAEQRLKGGIAAYNCGPSRIQSYENVDNSTTGHDYSNDVLARAQWYKKNGF
- the LOC142502467 gene encoding lysozyme g-like isoform X1; its protein translation is MAKVSSRQRRERRTASCSEARQRQRTVVVAEGEKDGILQQSSAAAEDSSGGGGRRGPSSNYGDIRRVDCTGASEKTAQQDKLKEKGIEASSTMARTDLSRMQKYKSVIMKVAREKAIDPAVIAAIISRECRAGNTLKNGWGDNDNAFGLMQVDKRWHTIQGKWDSEEHIKQGAGILIDMIGSIQKQFPSWTAEQRLKGGIAAYNCGPSRIQSYENVDNSTTGHDYSNDVLARAQWYKKNGF
- the LOC142502467 gene encoding lysozyme g-like isoform X2, whose product is MIYPRLTAHSSLLERQGVVLRLLNLNAAKTLTHRDDIRAVVQASNYGDIRRVDCTGASEKTAQQDKLKEKGIEASSTMARTDLSRMQKYKSVIMKVAREKAIDPAVIAAIISRECRAGNTLKNGWGDNDNAFGLMQVDKRWHTIQGKWDSEEHIKQGAGILIDMIGSIQKQFPSWTAEQRLKGGIAAYNCGPSRIQSYENVDNSTTGHDYSNDVLARAQWYKKNGF
- the LOC142502467 gene encoding lysozyme g-like isoform X5; the protein is MKLLNSSNYGDIRRVDCTGASEKTAQQDKLKEKGIEASSTMARTDLSRMQKYKSVIMKVAREKAIDPAVIAAIISRECRAGNTLKNGWGDNDNAFGLMQVDKRWHTIQGKWDSEEHIKQGAGILIDMIGSIQKQFPSWTAEQRLKGGIAAYNCGPSRIQSYENVDNSTTGHDYSNDVLARAQWYKKNGF